The stretch of DNA CTGCCGGCGTCGATAATGATCGCCGGGCGCTCGGCATCGCGAATGGCGCTGGCGCCAACCGCGGCGGCCAGGCGGTCCATGCCGACTTTCTCGGGCGCGGTGACCGCAATGGGTAGCGGCAAGTCGGCGTGCGTTAGGACGCGGCAAGTATCGCCGGGGCGATTGGTCAGCACCCAGGCTTGCAGCGCGGCTTGCGCGGGACGATTGACGCTGACGATTTGCCAGGCGATCGTTTCGCTCGGCAGCACGTCGTCGAGCGGCGAGAAGTTCGGCTCGTGCGAAGCGGTCGCGTAAACGATCGTCGGCGCCGGCAGCGGCCGGGTGTCGTCGGCGGCAAACAGGCCGATGTGGATCGACGTGTTCCCCACGTCGACCGCTCCCCAGATTCCGTTCATATCGCTTGCTCGCTTGAAGA from Blastopirellula retiformator encodes:
- a CDS encoding type III pantothenate kinase; translation: MNGIWGAVDVGNTSIHIGLFAADDTRPLPAPTIVYATASHEPNFSPLDDVLPSETIAWQIVSVNRPAQAALQAWVLTNRPGDTCRVLTHADLPLPIAVTAPEKVGMDRLAAAVGASAIRDAERPAIIIDAGSAITVDVVAANGSFIGGAIVPGMKMAARALAGQTDLLPEITVDVGEVPTAIGTDTLAAMRSGLYYSAVGGVRELIARFTAQLDGPAPQIIFAGGDAAKLAPQLDVASETIDHLVLGGVAIAVRTAKEAS